One window of the Labilibaculum sp. genome contains the following:
- the rsgA gene encoding ribosome small subunit-dependent GTPase A, with protein sequence MTYEDLGYNHILESYRIEQKLDSFEMGRVVSEHKERYVVKTPTNEYDSELLGNLRFTAESRYDFPAVGDWVAFSEYDEKKALIHAIYPRSSVIERQAVGKSGQVQIIAVNIDYGMIVQSVNRDFNINRLERYLTICYASNVEPIILLSKIDLITAAELETLLNLIAERIKDVPVIAVSNESDAGLDQLAALINKRKTYCLLGSSGVGKSTLINKLSGKQLMSTGAISESIDRGKHITSHRELIVLENGGILIDNPGMREVGITDTASGLEMTFDGIMEYAKNCRFKDCTHQHEKGCAIIEAVENGEIDPNSYANFQKMHREKTHFESTVQEKKNKDKSFGRMIKNVKKQRKDNKF encoded by the coding sequence ATGACTTACGAAGATTTAGGATACAACCACATACTTGAAAGTTATAGAATCGAACAAAAATTAGATTCATTTGAAATGGGTCGGGTTGTATCGGAACACAAAGAAAGGTATGTTGTAAAAACTCCAACAAATGAATATGATTCTGAATTGTTGGGGAATTTGCGCTTTACGGCGGAAAGCAGATACGATTTTCCGGCCGTTGGAGATTGGGTGGCTTTTTCCGAATACGATGAAAAAAAAGCTCTGATTCATGCCATCTATCCCCGCAGTTCAGTAATTGAACGGCAAGCGGTTGGCAAATCAGGACAGGTACAAATAATTGCAGTAAATATCGATTACGGCATGATTGTACAATCTGTTAACCGCGATTTTAATATCAACCGATTAGAACGGTATTTAACCATTTGTTATGCTTCTAATGTGGAACCAATTATACTTCTTAGCAAAATTGATTTAATTACTGCTGCCGAGTTGGAAACTCTTCTTAATCTGATTGCAGAACGCATTAAAGATGTACCTGTAATTGCCGTTAGTAATGAGTCGGATGCCGGATTGGATCAATTAGCAGCACTTATAAATAAAAGGAAAACCTATTGTTTGCTTGGTTCCTCTGGTGTTGGAAAATCAACACTGATCAACAAGTTAAGCGGTAAGCAACTGATGAGTACAGGAGCAATTAGCGAAAGTATCGACAGAGGGAAACACATTACCAGCCATCGAGAATTGATCGTGCTCGAAAATGGCGGGATTTTAATCGACAACCCGGGAATGCGGGAAGTTGGAATTACAGACACAGCCAGTGGTTTAGAAATGACATTTGATGGCATTATGGAATACGCCAAAAATTGCAGATTCAAAGACTGTACCCACCAACACGAGAAAGGCTGTGCCATTATAGAAGCTGTTGAAAATGGTGAAATTGATCCCAACTCGTACGCGAACTTTCAAAAAATGCACCGGGAGAAAACACATTTCGAATCGACCGTACAGGAAAAGAAGAACAAGGATAAGAGCTTTGGCAGGATGATTAAAAATGTAAAAAAACAAAGAAAAGACAATAAGTTCTAA